One region of Salinibacterium sp. TMP30 genomic DNA includes:
- a CDS encoding aconitate hydratase produces the protein MSTVNSFGSKDTLTVGATDYEVFRIDKVAGYEKLPFSLKVLLENLLRTEDGKNVTAAHITSLSSWVPTAEPDTEIQFTPARVVMQDFTGVPCIVDLATMREAVAELGGDPTKINPLAPAELVIDHSVIADLFGSEDALERNVELEYQRNGERYQFLRWGQSAFDDFKVVPPGTGIVHQVNIEHLARVTYTREVNGKTRAFPDTLVGTDSHTTMVNGLGVLGWGVGGIEAEAAMLGQPVSMLIPKVVGFKLSGSIPAGVTATDVVLTITQMLRWHGVVGKFVEFYGEGVGAVPLANRATIGNMSPEFGSTAAMFPIDDVTLDYLRLTGRSEEQVNLVEAYSKLQALWHDPSVEPNYSEYLELDLGTVVPSIAGPKRPQDRVELTNAKSQFEIDLNNYASTDHSKVDAAVEGTFPASDPIGLTPQDEDSAHERSHSHSSHAPSTASKPTSVSVDGGDSFTIDHGAVAIAAITSCTNTSNPSVMLAAGLLARNAAAKGLKSKPWVKTTLAPGSKVVTDYYEKSGLNVSLEALGFYTVGYGCTTCIGNSGPLEDEISAAINENDLAVTAVLSGNRNFEGRINPDVKMNYLASPPLVIAYALAGSMNFDFDNDALGQDQEGNDVFLKDIWPDASEVQATIDSSIDRDMFIHEYAGVFDGDERWRNLPTPTGSTFEWDDESTYVRKPPYFDGMTMEITPVTSITGARVLAKLGDSVTTDHISPAGSIKGDSPAGLYLAEHGIDRKDFNSYGSRRGNHEVMIRGTFANIRLRNQLLDGVEGGYTRDFTTPDAAQSFIYDAAQNYAAQNTPLVVLGGKEYGSGSSRDWAAKGTSLLGVKAVICESFERIHRSNLIGMGVLPLQFPEGESWESLGLDGTESISISGVEELNNDLIPSTLHVVAEPTAHSPKGKSTVEFDAKLRIDTPGEADYYRNGGILQYVLRSLV, from the coding sequence GTGTCGACAGTCAATAGTTTTGGGTCGAAAGACACCCTCACCGTCGGAGCAACCGACTACGAGGTGTTCCGCATCGACAAAGTGGCGGGATACGAAAAGCTGCCATTCAGCCTCAAGGTTTTGCTTGAGAACCTGTTGCGTACTGAAGATGGCAAGAACGTCACCGCCGCTCACATCACGTCGCTCAGTTCGTGGGTTCCCACGGCGGAGCCAGACACCGAGATCCAGTTCACTCCGGCACGAGTCGTTATGCAGGACTTCACGGGAGTCCCGTGCATCGTAGACCTCGCCACCATGCGTGAAGCAGTTGCCGAGCTTGGGGGAGACCCCACCAAGATCAACCCTCTGGCGCCGGCCGAGCTTGTTATTGACCATTCTGTCATTGCCGACCTTTTCGGCTCCGAGGATGCGCTCGAGCGCAACGTCGAGCTGGAATACCAGCGCAATGGTGAGCGCTACCAGTTCCTTCGCTGGGGCCAGTCCGCCTTCGACGACTTCAAAGTCGTTCCTCCCGGAACCGGAATTGTTCACCAAGTGAACATTGAACACCTCGCGCGCGTCACGTACACGCGTGAAGTCAACGGCAAGACTCGCGCTTTCCCTGACACCCTCGTCGGCACCGATTCGCACACCACAATGGTCAACGGCCTCGGTGTTCTTGGATGGGGCGTTGGCGGCATCGAGGCTGAGGCCGCGATGCTTGGTCAGCCCGTCTCGATGCTCATCCCTAAGGTTGTCGGCTTCAAGCTGAGCGGATCAATCCCCGCCGGCGTCACCGCTACTGACGTCGTTCTCACGATCACCCAGATGCTCCGCTGGCACGGTGTCGTCGGCAAGTTTGTGGAGTTCTACGGTGAAGGCGTCGGCGCAGTGCCACTCGCCAACCGCGCCACCATCGGAAACATGAGTCCCGAGTTCGGATCCACCGCCGCAATGTTCCCGATCGACGACGTGACCCTCGACTACCTGCGCCTCACTGGCCGCAGCGAAGAGCAAGTCAATCTCGTTGAAGCGTACTCAAAGCTTCAGGCCCTCTGGCACGACCCCAGTGTTGAGCCCAACTACAGCGAGTACCTTGAGCTCGACCTCGGGACTGTTGTTCCTTCGATCGCCGGACCCAAGCGTCCGCAAGACCGTGTCGAGCTGACCAATGCAAAGAGCCAGTTTGAGATCGATCTTAACAACTATGCATCGACGGATCACTCCAAGGTCGATGCCGCAGTTGAAGGAACATTCCCGGCATCCGACCCCATTGGCCTGACGCCACAGGACGAAGATTCAGCGCACGAGCGTTCGCACAGTCACTCCAGTCACGCGCCATCCACCGCCTCGAAGCCCACCTCGGTAAGTGTTGATGGCGGAGACTCCTTCACGATCGATCACGGCGCGGTTGCGATCGCGGCGATCACGTCGTGCACCAACACGTCGAATCCGTCCGTGATGCTCGCTGCTGGTCTTCTGGCCCGTAACGCTGCAGCAAAGGGATTGAAATCGAAGCCGTGGGTCAAGACCACGCTGGCGCCTGGCTCAAAGGTAGTCACCGACTACTACGAGAAGTCTGGGTTGAACGTCTCGCTTGAGGCACTCGGCTTCTATACCGTCGGTTATGGCTGCACCACGTGTATCGGTAACTCCGGACCGCTAGAAGACGAGATTTCCGCCGCGATCAACGAGAACGATCTCGCCGTCACAGCTGTTCTCTCCGGTAACCGCAACTTCGAGGGTCGCATCAACCCTGACGTGAAGATGAACTACCTCGCCAGCCCGCCACTGGTTATTGCTTACGCTCTTGCCGGATCGATGAACTTCGACTTCGATAATGACGCACTCGGTCAAGACCAGGAAGGCAACGATGTCTTCTTGAAGGACATCTGGCCTGACGCATCCGAAGTTCAGGCCACGATTGACTCGTCAATTGACCGTGACATGTTCATCCACGAATACGCCGGTGTGTTTGATGGCGACGAGCGCTGGCGGAACCTACCGACGCCGACCGGGTCCACTTTTGAGTGGGACGATGAGTCGACCTACGTTCGCAAGCCTCCGTACTTTGACGGCATGACCATGGAGATTACGCCGGTCACCTCGATCACGGGGGCCCGCGTTCTTGCAAAACTCGGCGACTCCGTGACGACTGACCACATCAGCCCTGCTGGTTCAATCAAGGGCGATAGCCCGGCCGGTCTCTACTTGGCTGAGCACGGCATCGACCGTAAGGACTTCAACTCCTACGGTTCGCGTCGGGGAAACCACGAGGTCATGATTCGTGGAACCTTTGCGAATATTCGCCTCAGGAACCAACTGCTCGATGGCGTTGAGGGCGGCTACACGCGGGACTTCACGACGCCGGATGCCGCACAGTCGTTCATTTACGACGCAGCTCAGAACTACGCGGCACAGAACACTCCGCTCGTCGTACTCGGTGGCAAAGAGTACGGATCCGGCTCTTCGCGTGACTGGGCGGCAAAGGGCACCAGTTTGCTCGGCGTCAAGGCGGTCATTTGCGAGAGCTTTGAGCGTATTCACCGCTCGAACCTGATCGGCATGGGCGTTCTTCCCCTGCAGTTCCCTGAGGGAGAGTCCTGGGAATCGTTGGGTCTCGACGGAACTGAGAGCATCAGCATCTCAGGTGTCGAAGAACTTAACAACGATCTCATTCCGAGCACCCTGCACGTAGTAGCCGAGCCGACTGCGCACTCGCCTAAGGGCAAGTCGACGGTGGAGTTCGATGCGAAACTGCGCATCGACACCCCCGGTGAAGCGGACTACTACCGCAACGGCGGCATCCTGCAGTACGTTCTGCGCTCACTGGTCTAG
- the sepH gene encoding septation protein SepH, whose translation MEDLRVVEVQDGALIVSGTNGTQYRLAVDSVLQSRLRQSRGAIGAATKLAPREIQAHIRAGMSAQDVASVTGADLEYILRFEGPVMAEREFVIESALGVPVHVAGETDSLTSSRTFGSAIRERLLELRAADERWASWKEPETGWIVKLAFTASEIDHDARWQFDPKRQSLVPLNNEAKTLSQQGESSGALIPRLRAVASAEHTTDAARFDSGAFDIDDLDDEPEPIRPAELPVMRDRTAEAGVGNQTADLLDALRRRRGEREPASFDDADADDNESASTNSEPSMRLLDPPTADERRDAPAPPQITAPQTTSKSRRRRVAMPSWDDIVFGTKPDDDPA comes from the coding sequence ATGGAAGACCTTCGGGTAGTCGAAGTACAAGACGGTGCACTGATCGTCTCAGGCACTAATGGAACGCAGTACCGCCTCGCCGTCGACAGCGTGCTGCAGTCGCGCCTCCGGCAAAGTCGAGGCGCCATTGGGGCAGCCACCAAACTGGCTCCCCGCGAAATTCAAGCGCATATCCGTGCCGGAATGTCGGCACAAGATGTCGCAAGCGTCACCGGTGCTGATCTCGAATATATTCTTCGATTTGAAGGCCCCGTGATGGCGGAGCGTGAGTTCGTCATTGAATCTGCTCTCGGCGTTCCCGTTCACGTCGCCGGCGAGACTGATTCGCTCACATCGTCACGCACATTCGGCTCTGCGATTCGAGAGCGTTTGCTTGAGTTGCGCGCCGCAGACGAGCGGTGGGCAAGCTGGAAAGAGCCGGAGACTGGCTGGATCGTTAAGCTCGCGTTCACCGCCAGCGAGATCGATCATGATGCTCGCTGGCAATTCGATCCCAAACGCCAGTCGCTAGTTCCCCTCAATAACGAAGCCAAGACTCTCTCTCAGCAGGGTGAATCCAGCGGAGCACTGATTCCGCGGCTTCGCGCGGTGGCATCGGCTGAACACACAACAGACGCGGCTCGCTTCGATAGCGGAGCCTTTGACATTGACGATCTCGACGACGAACCCGAACCGATTCGACCAGCAGAGCTTCCGGTCATGCGCGACCGCACCGCAGAGGCCGGAGTGGGCAACCAAACCGCGGACCTCCTGGACGCGCTGCGCCGCCGCCGTGGCGAACGCGAGCCCGCCAGTTTCGACGATGCCGATGCCGATGACAATGAGTCGGCGTCAACTAACTCCGAGCCGTCAATGCGACTCCTCGACCCTCCGACTGCTGATGAGCGCCGCGATGCTCCCGCACCGCCTCAGATCACAGCGCCGCAAACGACCTCGAAGTCGCGGCGACGCCGCGTAGCGATGCCCAGTTGGGACGACATCGTCTTTGGCACTAAGCCAGACGACGACCCCGCCTAA
- a CDS encoding alkaline phosphatase family protein, giving the protein MLPALNPDSANLTDVLSSSLQAIEGGSNRLGLPPVKHAVVLLVDGLGAHSLKARSGHARTLSSAFFKNSVIQSGFPTTTASAIASLTTGARAGQHGLVGYSALDTVNDRVLNQLSGWDARLDPAVWQRTSTIFERATARGHTAVAVGAARYRDSGFTRAVLRGAKYIAAGSLAERLRAAVAVAETSDAASLTYVYAPELDMAGHAHGWQSPQWTHALEALDAALAGVVGHLADDQGMLVTADHGMVDVPAHSHVLFDTAPELLIGVRHIAGEPRCIQLHLEPSLGADERSRVLDRWQVAEGHRSWVVSREDAITAGWFGEVNQDVAPRIGDIIVAARKAIAYYDSRSLNDHGRLMIGQHGSWSDDELRVPLLRFGSYAG; this is encoded by the coding sequence ATGTTACCGGCGCTCAACCCAGACTCAGCGAACCTTACCGATGTGTTGTCAAGTTCACTTCAGGCAATCGAGGGTGGCTCTAATCGCTTGGGCTTGCCGCCGGTCAAGCATGCCGTCGTGTTGCTGGTTGACGGACTGGGAGCGCATAGTCTTAAAGCTCGCTCGGGTCATGCTCGCACTCTGAGCTCGGCGTTCTTCAAGAACTCTGTAATTCAGTCAGGATTTCCCACCACAACAGCGTCGGCGATCGCTAGTCTCACTACAGGCGCCCGGGCCGGTCAGCATGGGCTGGTTGGCTATAGCGCACTCGATACTGTCAATGACCGCGTTCTCAATCAGCTTTCTGGATGGGATGCTCGGCTTGACCCTGCAGTGTGGCAGAGGACTTCAACGATCTTCGAACGCGCTACTGCACGTGGGCACACCGCTGTGGCCGTTGGTGCGGCGCGGTACCGAGACTCCGGGTTCACACGAGCAGTGTTGCGCGGAGCGAAGTACATCGCGGCAGGATCGTTGGCCGAACGGCTGCGCGCAGCGGTCGCGGTTGCCGAAACGAGCGACGCGGCATCCCTCACCTATGTTTATGCGCCAGAGCTTGACATGGCCGGTCACGCTCATGGTTGGCAATCACCCCAGTGGACGCATGCGCTTGAAGCGCTTGATGCGGCACTGGCGGGTGTTGTCGGCCACCTTGCCGATGACCAAGGGATGCTGGTCACCGCTGATCATGGAATGGTCGACGTTCCGGCTCACTCACACGTGCTGTTTGATACTGCCCCAGAACTGCTCATCGGGGTGCGACACATTGCTGGCGAACCGCGGTGTATCCAGCTTCATCTCGAACCGAGCTTGGGCGCGGACGAACGATCGCGCGTACTCGATCGCTGGCAGGTCGCAGAGGGCCATCGCTCGTGGGTCGTCAGTCGTGAGGACGCGATCACCGCGGGCTGGTTTGGAGAAGTCAACCAGGATGTCGCGCCGCGCATCGGAGATATCATTGTCGCGGCGCGCAAGGCAATTGCCTACTACGATTCGCGCTCACTAAACGATCACGGTCGACTCATGATCGGTCAGCATGGTTCATGGTCAGATGACGAGCTGCGCGTTCCTCTGCTGCGGTTCGGGTCGTACGCCGGATAG
- a CDS encoding DUF3710 domain-containing protein, with protein sequence MSDSTESLEPQDHPKSAPENRASEGPLDESEANAVRPYVDLGGVKILPRQELHLRLEIEEASKRVVAVGLDYSGSTLQIQPFAAPRSSGLWHEIRQQIIDQVHTQGGTTKVSEGPFGPEVFAEIPVAGGKSDEKRIARFVGVDGPRWFLRGVIAGEALTNADAATKVEDLFRSIVVVRGNTPMPPRDLIPLHVPATGEKESQA encoded by the coding sequence GTGAGCGACAGCACTGAATCTCTTGAACCCCAAGATCACCCCAAGTCCGCACCGGAAAATCGTGCAAGCGAGGGCCCACTCGATGAAAGCGAAGCCAACGCGGTTCGTCCCTATGTTGACCTGGGCGGCGTAAAGATTTTGCCGCGTCAAGAACTTCACTTGCGTCTCGAGATTGAGGAGGCGAGCAAGCGCGTTGTTGCGGTCGGTCTTGACTATTCGGGCTCAACATTGCAGATTCAGCCGTTTGCTGCCCCGCGCTCGAGTGGCCTCTGGCATGAAATCCGTCAGCAGATTATCGACCAGGTGCACACTCAGGGGGGAACAACCAAAGTCTCTGAGGGTCCTTTCGGGCCAGAGGTTTTTGCTGAAATCCCCGTCGCGGGCGGCAAGTCAGACGAGAAGCGCATCGCGCGTTTTGTTGGCGTCGATGGCCCACGGTGGTTCTTGCGCGGCGTCATCGCCGGTGAGGCGCTCACTAACGCGGATGCCGCAACCAAGGTTGAAGACCTGTTCCGATCCATCGTGGTTGTTCGAGGTAACACGCCTATGCCCCCGCGCGATCTGATCCCGCTTCACGTGCCAGCAACGGGTGAGAAAGAATCTCAGGCGTGA
- a CDS encoding DUF3093 domain-containing protein has product MTIYRERLWPTAWLYISTALVIPASILVFMPINIVAGYVTAAVLYGGIVLFLLSTAPTIEVDENELRAGKARLPLSIIGAVSTFDGAEATLERGQRLDARAWLMIRGWVSPVAKLEVVDEGDPTPYWLLSSRTPELLAEAIAKSKLRTPDK; this is encoded by the coding sequence GTGACTATCTACCGTGAACGCTTGTGGCCGACAGCCTGGCTATACATCAGCACCGCACTCGTCATCCCCGCGAGCATCCTGGTCTTCATGCCGATCAACATCGTGGCGGGCTACGTCACCGCTGCCGTGCTGTACGGAGGAATCGTGTTGTTCCTCTTGTCGACGGCGCCAACAATCGAAGTTGATGAAAATGAACTACGCGCAGGAAAGGCTCGGCTGCCGCTCTCAATAATCGGCGCGGTTTCTACATTCGACGGTGCCGAAGCGACTCTCGAACGAGGGCAGCGGCTTGATGCGCGTGCCTGGCTAATGATTCGCGGCTGGGTTTCACCGGTCGCAAAACTCGAGGTCGTCGATGAGGGCGACCCGACACCATATTGGTTGCTGTCGAGTCGCACTCCCGAGTTGCTTGCTGAAGCAATTGCGAAGTCTAAGCTGCGCACTCCAGACAAATAG
- a CDS encoding DUF3159 domain-containing protein, protein MSSADESSISASDEPPQGDPSVRDALMSAARRSAVGHVAPGETPTAGALLAAMGGIRGLVESILPGLSFLVIFTLTQQLVVSVVAPVIVAVGFVAVRLISRTPVSSALVGVLGVALSAGLALITGRAEDNFLLGFVINGAFLTAIVISLIARRPLVGVIATLLVPEANDWREDKAKFYVALIATLVWAGMFALRLAIELPLYFAEATQALATMKLLLGVPLYAGVLWVTWLLMRAAYGRRASD, encoded by the coding sequence GTGAGTTCAGCCGACGAGTCTTCGATTTCGGCCAGCGATGAGCCGCCGCAGGGAGATCCTTCCGTTCGGGACGCGTTGATGTCTGCTGCGCGCCGCTCGGCGGTCGGTCACGTGGCGCCGGGGGAGACTCCGACCGCGGGGGCGCTGTTAGCAGCGATGGGAGGAATTCGCGGACTCGTCGAATCGATTCTGCCCGGGTTGAGTTTTCTGGTCATTTTCACTCTGACTCAGCAGCTTGTGGTGTCAGTTGTCGCCCCTGTCATTGTGGCCGTGGGGTTCGTCGCTGTCCGCCTGATTTCTCGGACACCGGTGTCGTCGGCGCTCGTGGGGGTGCTCGGTGTTGCGCTCTCGGCCGGTTTGGCGCTCATAACCGGGCGCGCTGAAGACAACTTCTTACTTGGGTTCGTTATTAATGGGGCGTTCTTGACCGCAATAGTCATCAGTCTGATAGCTCGAAGACCTCTAGTGGGGGTTATCGCTACGCTGCTGGTACCTGAGGCCAATGATTGGCGCGAGGACAAGGCAAAGTTTTATGTCGCGCTGATTGCGACGCTCGTCTGGGCGGGCATGTTCGCGTTGCGGCTTGCGATCGAGCTTCCGCTGTACTTTGCCGAAGCAACGCAGGCTCTTGCCACGATGAAGTTGCTATTGGGCGTTCCGCTCTATGCGGGTGTGCTCTGGGTGACGTGGTTGTTGATGCGTGCCGCGTACGGTAGACGGGCATCCGACTAG
- a CDS encoding DUF4193 domain-containing protein, whose translation MATDYDAPRKTDDDSESIEALKERVPDKMSGSVDVEDSDNPANFELAGADLSDLDLDVVVLPPQADEFTCVSCFLVKHRSQVDHNTKLGAICLECAA comes from the coding sequence ATGGCCACCGACTACGACGCACCTCGTAAGACCGACGACGACTCCGAGTCGATCGAAGCTCTTAAAGAGCGTGTTCCTGACAAGATGTCGGGCTCGGTTGATGTCGAGGATTCAGATAACCCGGCGAACTTTGAACTCGCAGGGGCAGACCTTTCTGACCTTGACCTCGACGTTGTTGTTCTGCCTCCTCAGGCCGACGAATTTACTTGCGTAAGTTGCTTCCTTGTGAAGCACCGCTCGCAGGTAGACCACAACACCAAGCTCGGCGCTATTTGTCTGGAGTGCGCAGCTTAG
- the dut gene encoding dUTP diphosphatase: MIDNVEVLIAGGQVPAYAHPGDAGADLYSAGHYTLPPGQRDTIATGVSVALPDGYVAFVVPRSGLAARHGITIVNSPGTVDAGYRGEIFVTLLNTDAASTFEIEPGDRIAQLIVMPVSRARFIPVSTLPGSHRGESGFGSTGYRADSTQQGATS; the protein is encoded by the coding sequence GTGATTGACAACGTAGAGGTGCTCATCGCTGGAGGGCAAGTGCCCGCCTATGCGCATCCGGGTGACGCGGGAGCCGATCTGTATTCAGCGGGCCACTACACCCTGCCCCCCGGTCAACGTGACACGATTGCTACTGGTGTCTCAGTCGCGCTTCCCGACGGATACGTCGCTTTTGTCGTACCCCGGAGTGGTTTGGCGGCACGACATGGCATCACCATCGTCAATAGTCCTGGAACAGTTGACGCCGGCTACCGAGGCGAAATCTTCGTTACCCTACTAAACACTGACGCGGCATCCACGTTCGAGATCGAGCCGGGGGATAGGATCGCTCAATTGATCGTTATGCCGGTGTCCCGTGCGCGCTTCATCCCCGTTTCGACACTTCCCGGCAGTCATCGCGGTGAGTCGGGCTTTGGCTCGACGGGATACCGCGCAGATTCAACCCAACAAGGAGCTACTTCGTGA